One stretch of Vicinamibacterales bacterium DNA includes these proteins:
- a CDS encoding DEAD/DEAH box helicase, whose product MAKRTDVLDLFQPAVAEWFRASFAAPTPPQVHGWPAIARGESTLILAPTGSGKTLAAFLWAINQVIFGSRAPRESRPRRGGDAGARVLYISPLKALAVDVERNLRSPIAGIANRAAARNEPFRMPTVAIRSGDTPAAERARFQREPADILITTPESLYLLLTSNAREALRSIETVIVDEIHALVPTKRGGHLALSLERLQALAAAPPQRIGLSATQRPLDEVARFLGGVDAGSGRGRSRAKGRGADAREALHDEFAGRSGPGTFRPVTIVDTSLKKQLELTIEVPVEDMARMGEPDEIVSGPAAGGNRASIWAAIYPRLLELVRSHRSTLIFVNSRRIAERIAGALNELAGEPLLRAHHGSLARPQRIEIEDRLKAGQIRGLVATSSLELGIDMGAIDLVVQIEAPPSVASGMQRIGRSGHTIDQPSRGIIVPKYRGDLIACAAVTRAMHEARIESIRYPRNPLDVLAQQVVAMVAMEPWDVDALFTAVRGAAPFADVSRAIFEGVLDMLSGRYPSDDFADLRPRLTWDRLNNQVTAREGAKRVAVINGGTIPDRGLYGVFLVGERGPGARVGELDEEMVFESRVGETFLLGASTWRIEEITHDRVIVSPAPGQPGKMPFWKADTAGRPLELGRHIGELVRSLREMPAAAAVSRLRRQHDLDARAAENLLRYLADQAAATGAVPDDRTIVVERLRDELGDWRICLLSPFGGRIHAPWAMAVIERVKAETGIDAETMWTDDGFVVRFPETEAPPDPGLLMPASSEAEALVVRQLGGTALFAAKFREAAARALLLPRRRPGGRTPLWQQRKRAADLLAVAARFGSFPIVLEAFREVLRDVFDIPALVDTLRRIEAREIRSVTVDSTLPSPFASALLFGYAANYIYDGDAPLAERRAQALAIDQAQLRELLGEAELRELLDGDALADVEAQLQQLDARYRARSADAIHDLLLHLGDLTREEIAARATIAVDQPLDALRRGRRVIEIGVGAAARCIPIEYAARYRDALGAALPPGLPEGLLAPVADAALDLARRYARTHAPFTTAEFAARYGLGRAAAEGLLTILAAAGRVIEGEFRPGGSGREWCDPEVLQTIRRRSLAKLRREVEPVEPPVLARLVTSWQGLVRPRAGLDALLDAIENLQGAPLSASILERDILAARVHGYTPADLDALASAGEVVWRGIEPVGDRDGRVALYLTDQLGRLWRPPAIGEPGPREQALLAHLGTHGASFFAALHEAAGGGYPGETVEALWDLVWKGLVTNDTFHALRAFTRAPERRARRHGRQRSPAAFRSRRAAPPSAEGRWSRLGDRVQARVSDTQWSTATAQQLLARYGVVTRDVAGAEGIAGGFAAVYDVLKALEDQGRVRRGYFIGGVGATQFALPPALELLRSLRERPDDPEVLTIAATDPANPYGTMLKWPEPPPGESGAGRAPTRTAGALVVLVNGALAAYVPRGGRQVVAWLPEDEPQRSLTGRALAGALASLARHDSRGGLLVAEVNGGDPALHPLAAFLVESGFHPSALGFQMRRPPAASSD is encoded by the coding sequence GTGGCGAAACGGACGGACGTATTAGACCTGTTCCAGCCGGCAGTCGCCGAATGGTTCCGCGCCAGTTTTGCGGCGCCGACGCCGCCCCAGGTGCACGGATGGCCCGCGATCGCGCGCGGCGAGTCCACGTTGATCCTCGCGCCAACCGGCAGCGGCAAGACCCTCGCCGCCTTCTTGTGGGCGATCAACCAGGTTATCTTCGGCTCGCGCGCCCCGCGCGAATCCCGGCCACGCCGCGGCGGTGACGCCGGCGCGCGCGTCCTCTATATCTCTCCGCTGAAGGCACTCGCCGTCGACGTCGAACGGAATCTGCGCTCGCCGATCGCCGGCATCGCCAATCGCGCCGCCGCGCGCAACGAGCCGTTCCGCATGCCGACCGTCGCGATTCGGAGCGGCGACACGCCCGCCGCCGAACGTGCGCGCTTTCAGCGGGAGCCCGCCGACATCCTGATCACGACGCCGGAATCGCTGTACCTGCTGCTCACCTCGAACGCGCGAGAGGCGCTCCGCTCGATCGAGACGGTGATCGTCGACGAGATCCACGCGCTGGTGCCGACCAAGCGCGGGGGGCACCTGGCGCTGTCGCTCGAGCGCCTGCAGGCGCTGGCCGCGGCACCGCCGCAGCGGATCGGCCTGTCGGCGACGCAGCGGCCGCTCGACGAAGTGGCGCGCTTCCTCGGCGGAGTCGACGCGGGGTCGGGCCGCGGCCGGAGCCGAGCCAAGGGGCGCGGCGCTGACGCCAGGGAGGCGCTGCACGACGAGTTCGCCGGGCGCTCCGGGCCCGGCACGTTCCGCCCCGTCACCATTGTCGACACGTCGCTGAAGAAGCAGCTGGAGCTCACCATCGAGGTGCCGGTCGAGGACATGGCGCGCATGGGGGAACCGGACGAGATCGTGAGCGGACCCGCCGCCGGCGGCAATCGCGCCTCGATCTGGGCGGCCATCTACCCTCGTCTGCTCGAACTGGTGCGATCGCACCGCTCGACGCTCATCTTCGTGAACAGCCGCCGCATCGCGGAGCGGATCGCCGGCGCCCTCAACGAGCTGGCCGGCGAACCGCTGCTCCGCGCCCACCACGGATCGCTGGCGCGGCCGCAGCGCATCGAGATCGAAGACCGCCTCAAGGCTGGACAGATCCGCGGCCTGGTCGCCACCTCGTCGCTCGAACTGGGGATCGACATGGGCGCGATCGACCTGGTCGTGCAGATCGAGGCGCCGCCGTCAGTCGCCAGCGGCATGCAGCGGATCGGCCGCTCCGGCCACACCATCGACCAGCCGAGCCGCGGCATCATCGTGCCCAAGTACCGCGGCGACCTGATCGCCTGCGCCGCCGTCACGCGCGCCATGCACGAGGCCCGCATCGAGTCGATCCGCTATCCGCGCAACCCGCTCGACGTGCTGGCGCAGCAGGTGGTCGCGATGGTCGCGATGGAGCCGTGGGACGTCGACGCGCTCTTCACCGCGGTGCGCGGCGCGGCGCCGTTCGCGGACGTGAGCCGCGCGATCTTCGAGGGCGTCCTCGACATGCTGTCGGGGCGCTATCCCTCCGACGACTTCGCCGATCTGCGTCCGCGCCTGACGTGGGATCGCCTGAACAACCAGGTCACGGCCCGCGAGGGGGCGAAGCGCGTCGCCGTGATCAACGGCGGCACGATTCCCGATCGCGGGCTCTATGGCGTGTTTCTCGTCGGCGAGCGGGGCCCCGGCGCGCGCGTCGGGGAGCTCGACGAAGAAATGGTGTTCGAGAGCCGCGTCGGCGAGACGTTCCTGCTGGGCGCCTCGACCTGGCGGATCGAGGAAATCACCCACGACCGCGTCATCGTGTCGCCCGCCCCGGGCCAACCGGGCAAGATGCCGTTCTGGAAGGCCGACACGGCGGGCCGGCCGCTCGAGCTCGGTCGCCACATCGGCGAACTGGTGCGAAGCCTCCGCGAGATGCCGGCGGCCGCCGCCGTCTCGCGGCTGCGCCGGCAGCACGATCTGGATGCCCGCGCCGCGGAGAACCTGCTGCGCTACCTCGCCGATCAGGCGGCGGCGACCGGCGCGGTCCCCGACGATCGGACGATCGTCGTCGAGCGCCTGCGCGACGAGCTCGGCGACTGGCGCATCTGCCTGCTCTCGCCGTTCGGCGGACGCATCCACGCCCCGTGGGCGATGGCGGTGATCGAACGCGTCAAGGCCGAAACCGGCATCGATGCCGAGACGATGTGGACCGACGACGGGTTCGTGGTGCGCTTCCCGGAGACCGAGGCGCCGCCCGATCCGGGCCTGCTGATGCCGGCGTCGAGCGAAGCGGAAGCGCTCGTCGTCAGGCAGCTCGGCGGCACGGCGCTCTTCGCCGCGAAGTTCCGCGAGGCGGCCGCCCGGGCGCTGCTGCTGCCGCGACGCCGCCCCGGCGGCCGGACCCCGCTGTGGCAGCAGCGCAAGCGCGCCGCCGATCTCCTGGCGGTCGCGGCCCGGTTCGGATCGTTCCCGATCGTGCTCGAGGCCTTCCGGGAAGTGCTGCGCGACGTGTTCGACATCCCGGCACTCGTCGACACGCTGCGCCGGATCGAAGCGCGCGAGATCCGCAGCGTCACCGTCGATTCGACGCTGCCGTCGCCGTTCGCCTCGGCGCTCCTGTTCGGCTATGCGGCCAACTATATCTACGACGGCGACGCGCCGCTGGCGGAGCGCCGGGCGCAGGCGCTGGCGATCGATCAGGCGCAGCTGCGCGAGCTGCTCGGCGAGGCGGAGCTCCGCGAACTGCTCGACGGCGACGCGTTGGCCGACGTCGAGGCGCAGTTGCAGCAGCTCGACGCCCGTTACCGCGCCCGCTCGGCTGACGCGATTCACGATCTGCTGCTCCACCTCGGCGACCTGACGCGCGAGGAGATCGCGGCGCGGGCCACCATCGCGGTCGACCAGCCGCTCGACGCGCTTCGGCGCGGCCGCCGGGTCATCGAGATCGGCGTCGGCGCCGCGGCGCGGTGCATCCCGATCGAGTACGCCGCACGCTATCGCGACGCGCTCGGCGCCGCGCTGCCGCCGGGACTGCCGGAGGGGCTGCTGGCGCCGGTCGCGGACGCGGCGCTCGATCTGGCGCGGCGCTATGCGCGCACGCATGCGCCGTTCACCACCGCGGAGTTCGCCGCACGCTACGGTCTGGGCCGCGCCGCCGCCGAAGGGCTGCTGACGATTCTCGCCGCGGCCGGCCGCGTCATCGAAGGGGAATTCCGTCCCGGCGGCAGCGGCCGCGAATGGTGCGATCCGGAAGTGCTCCAGACCATCCGGCGCCGCTCGCTCGCCAAGCTGCGCCGCGAGGTCGAGCCCGTCGAGCCGCCTGTGCTCGCGCGGCTCGTCACGTCATGGCAGGGGCTCGTGCGGCCCCGCGCCGGTCTCGATGCGCTGCTCGACGCGATCGAGAACCTGCAGGGCGCGCCGCTCTCGGCGTCGATCCTCGAACGCGACATCCTTGCCGCCCGCGTCCACGGCTATACGCCCGCCGATCTCGACGCGCTGGCGTCCGCCGGCGAAGTCGTGTGGCGCGGCATCGAGCCGGTCGGCGACCGCGACGGACGCGTGGCGCTCTACCTCACCGATCAACTCGGGCGCCTGTGGCGGCCGCCGGCGATCGGCGAGCCCGGCCCGCGCGAGCAGGCGCTGCTCGCGCATCTCGGCACACACGGGGCATCGTTCTTCGCAGCGCTGCACGAGGCGGCCGGCGGCGGCTACCCAGGCGAGACGGTCGAGGCCCTGTGGGACCTGGTCTGGAAGGGACTGGTGACGAACGACACCTTCCACGCGCTGCGCGCCTTCACCCGGGCGCCCGAGCGGCGCGCGCGACGCCACGGGCGGCAGCGAAGTCCCGCCGCCTTCCGCAGCCGCCGCGCCGCGCCGCCGTCGGCGGAAGGACGCTGGTCGCGGCTCGGCGATCGCGTCCAGGCGCGCGTCTCCGATACGCAGTGGTCGACCGCTACCGCGCAGCAGCTGCTCGCGCGCTACGGCGTGGTGACGCGCGACGTGGCGGGCGCGGAGGGAATCGCCGGAGGATTCGCCGCGGTCTACGACGTGCTGAAAGCGCTCGAGGATCAAGGCCGGGTGCGCCGCGGGTATTTCATCGGCGGCGTCGGCGCCACGCAATTCGCGCTGCCGCCCGCGCTCGAACTGCTCCGCTCGCTGCGCGAACGGCCCGACGACCCCGAGGTGCTCACGATCGCCGCCACCGATCCCGCCAATCCCTACGGCACCATGCTGAAGTGGCCGGAGCCGCCGCCGGGTGAGTCTGGCGCGGGCCGCGCGCCCACCCGGACGGCCGGCGCTCTCGTCGTGCTCGTCAACGGCGCGCTCGCCGCGTACGTGCCGCGCGGCGGCCGCCAGGTGGTGGCGTGGCTGCCCGAGGACGAGCCGCAGCGATCGCTCACCGGCCGGGCGCTGGCCGGGGCGCTCGCCTCGCTCGCCCGTCACGATTCGCGCGGCGGCCTGCTCGTCGCCGAAGTCAACGGCGGCGATCCCGCGCTCCACCCGCTCGCCGCCTTCCTCGTCGAGTCCGGCTTCCATCCGTCTGCCCTGGGATTCCAGATGCGGCGGCCTCCCGCGGCGTCATCGGACTGA
- a CDS encoding DNA-formamidopyrimidine glycosylase family protein: protein MPEGDATFRTARTLNRALAGDRVVRFESVLPALTRVHEDTPITGRTVEQVEAAGKHVLMRFSGNLVLRSHMRMNGAWHVYRPGERWRRARRDMRIVVATARFEAVAFSVPIAEWLDARAEARQPALRSLGPDLLGDTFDETEAFRRVRASGRDAIADVLLDQRVVAGIGNVYKSEVLFICRVNPFAPVAEIAGERLLALLHTARKLLLANVTGLGGITTYLGYRRTRGSDPAQHRYVYGRARRPCRRCGTPILVEAQGPHARLTYWCPACQPADPAGITDGGSPR from the coding sequence ATGCCCGAAGGCGATGCGACTTTTCGAACCGCCCGGACGCTGAATCGTGCGCTGGCGGGCGACCGTGTGGTCCGCTTCGAATCGGTCCTGCCGGCGCTCACCCGCGTTCACGAGGACACGCCGATCACCGGACGCACAGTCGAGCAGGTCGAAGCGGCGGGCAAGCACGTCCTGATGCGGTTCTCCGGCAATCTCGTGCTGCGCTCGCACATGCGGATGAACGGCGCCTGGCACGTCTATCGTCCGGGCGAGCGGTGGCGGCGAGCCCGGCGTGACATGCGGATCGTCGTCGCCACCGCGCGATTCGAGGCGGTCGCCTTCAGCGTGCCGATCGCCGAGTGGCTCGATGCGCGCGCCGAGGCGCGCCAGCCCGCGCTGCGCTCACTCGGACCGGATCTGCTCGGTGACACGTTCGACGAGACCGAGGCCTTTCGGCGCGTCCGCGCGAGCGGCCGCGACGCCATCGCCGACGTCCTCCTCGACCAGCGCGTCGTCGCCGGCATCGGCAACGTCTACAAGTCCGAGGTGCTGTTCATCTGCCGCGTCAACCCGTTCGCCCCGGTCGCCGAGATCGCCGGCGAGCGCCTGCTCGCCCTGCTTCACACCGCGCGGAAGTTGCTGCTGGCAAACGTGACCGGGCTGGGCGGAATCACGACGTATCTCGGCTATCGCAGGACTCGCGGCAGCGATCCGGCTCAGCACCGCTATGTGTACGGGCGGGCGCGCCGCCCGTGCCGCCGCTGCGGCACGCCGATCCTGGTGGAGGCGCAAGGCCCTCATGCGCGCCTGACCTACTGGTGTCCCGCGTGCCAGCCCGCGGACCCCGCGGGGATCACGGATGGCGGATCACCCAGGTGA
- a CDS encoding heme-binding domain-containing protein: MTPGFVRSVRSVLLVVLVALVGMQLVRPDRTNPPADPAHSLLRKAPSDVAAILDRSCRDCHSSETRWPLYSQVAPMSWLVAGHVHGGRDRFNYSAWTTYDSDEQDKLLGSMCTLTKRGRMPLPSYLLIHRAARLSPADVTAICAWSEKMRDTLQ; the protein is encoded by the coding sequence ATGACACCAGGGTTCGTCCGCTCGGTCCGCTCGGTCCTTCTCGTGGTGCTGGTCGCACTGGTCGGCATGCAGCTCGTGCGGCCGGACCGGACGAACCCACCGGCCGACCCCGCCCACTCGCTGCTGCGCAAGGCGCCGTCGGACGTCGCCGCCATTCTCGATCGGTCGTGCCGCGACTGTCACTCCAGCGAGACGCGCTGGCCGCTCTACAGCCAGGTGGCGCCGATGTCGTGGCTGGTCGCCGGGCACGTGCACGGCGGACGCGACCGCTTCAACTACTCGGCCTGGACGACCTACGACAGCGACGAGCAGGACAAACTGCTCGGCAGCATGTGCACGTTGACCAAGCGGGGGCGCATGCCGCTGCCGTCGTACCTGCTGATCCACCGCGCCGCCCGCCTGTCGCCGGCGGACGTGACGGCGATCTGCGCCTGGTCCGAGAAAATGCGGGATACTCTCCAGTGA
- a CDS encoding RidA family protein, which produces MPPPVFVSAIAAPDAGPDIAAQMAMTLARLDERLRTQHSSLADAVAITVYLRSAADFAAMNDTYRQAWRGLPPTRTTLVAPLVTKDALVEVSAVAAAAGSERRLVHPPGWSTSPNPYSYALRSGDTLFLSGLIARNGRDNSVVAGDITVQTKAVLDNARELLDAAGLSLEHVVSARVFLTDLADFAAMNLVYREAFASAPPARATVGAALTGPAYKVEMTFVASAGARRVIAGEGTPNPNLSAAIVAGDTAYLSGLLADAPVAASVDAAAQAQSVVRRIDGLLGGCGLSRGDVRDLLVYATDDESARAAVDECRRSFGVRAAITPVRAALVLAGARVEIMTVAARP; this is translated from the coding sequence ATGCCGCCGCCCGTCTTCGTCTCCGCGATCGCCGCGCCTGACGCGGGTCCCGACATCGCCGCGCAGATGGCGATGACGCTGGCGCGTCTCGACGAGCGGCTCCGCACCCAACACTCGTCACTCGCCGACGCCGTCGCGATCACCGTCTACCTCCGCAGCGCGGCCGACTTCGCGGCGATGAACGACACGTATCGCCAGGCCTGGAGAGGGCTGCCGCCGACCCGTACCACCCTCGTCGCGCCACTGGTCACCAAGGACGCGCTCGTCGAGGTATCGGCGGTCGCCGCCGCGGCGGGCAGCGAACGGCGGCTCGTGCATCCGCCTGGCTGGTCGACGTCGCCCAACCCGTACTCCTACGCGCTGCGCAGCGGCGACACGCTGTTTCTGTCGGGCCTCATCGCCAGGAACGGACGCGACAACAGCGTCGTCGCCGGCGACATCACGGTTCAGACGAAGGCGGTGCTCGACAACGCCCGAGAGCTGCTCGACGCCGCCGGGTTGAGCCTCGAGCATGTCGTCAGCGCGCGTGTCTTCCTGACCGATCTCGCCGACTTCGCCGCGATGAACCTGGTCTACCGCGAGGCGTTCGCCTCGGCGCCGCCGGCTCGCGCCACGGTCGGCGCCGCGCTCACCGGCCCGGCGTACAAGGTGGAAATGACCTTTGTCGCGTCGGCCGGCGCGCGGCGGGTCATCGCCGGCGAGGGGACGCCGAACCCGAACCTGAGCGCCGCGATCGTCGCCGGCGATACCGCATACCTCTCCGGCCTGCTCGCCGACGCGCCGGTCGCCGCCAGCGTTGACGCCGCGGCGCAGGCGCAGAGCGTGGTACGCAGGATCGACGGGCTGCTCGGCGGGTGCGGTCTGTCGCGCGGCGACGTTCGTGATCTCCTCGTCTATGCGACCGACGACGAGTCGGCGCGTGCGGCGGTCGACGAGTGCCGCCGCAGCTTCGGCGTCCGGGCCGCGATCACGCCGGTGCGGGCGGCGCTGGTCCTGGCGGGCGCGCGCGTCGAGATCATGACCGTGGCGGCCCGGCCGTGA
- the fdhD gene encoding formate dehydrogenase accessory sulfurtransferase FdhD: protein MSATGDDLAPVRPVEVTRISGAARTRLVDAAATEEPLDIRLHGKSFAVIMRTPGDDRALAAGFLLSERVIRSADDLGAVEHCRHPDRREAHHVVDVFLVGDAASRVPAMLDARRNLVATSACGVCGRATIDDLRQDIAPMPISWQVDVALVQSLTGRLRATQTSFDATGGLHGAAIFSRAGTLAAAAEDVGRHNAVDKVIGSLLLAGTASLANDAADVLVVSGRVAFEIVQKAWLGRVPVIVAVSAPTTLAVDLARDAGITLVGFARGDSLNIYTHPERIGSV, encoded by the coding sequence GTGAGCGCGACCGGCGACGACCTCGCGCCCGTCCGTCCGGTCGAGGTGACGCGCATCTCGGGCGCCGCCCGCACGCGCCTCGTCGACGCGGCTGCGACCGAAGAGCCGCTCGACATCCGCCTGCACGGGAAGTCGTTCGCGGTGATCATGCGGACGCCTGGCGACGACCGCGCGCTGGCGGCGGGCTTCCTGCTGTCGGAACGGGTGATCCGGTCCGCCGACGATCTCGGAGCGGTCGAGCACTGCCGTCATCCGGATCGCCGCGAAGCGCACCACGTCGTCGACGTCTTCCTGGTCGGCGACGCCGCGTCGCGGGTGCCGGCGATGCTCGACGCCCGGCGGAACCTCGTCGCGACCAGCGCCTGCGGTGTCTGCGGCCGCGCGACGATCGACGACCTGCGGCAGGACATCGCGCCCATGCCGATTTCCTGGCAGGTGGACGTGGCGCTCGTGCAGTCGTTGACCGGCCGTTTGCGGGCCACCCAGACGTCGTTCGACGCGACCGGCGGATTGCACGGGGCGGCGATTTTCTCGCGCGCCGGGACGCTGGCCGCCGCCGCGGAAGACGTCGGCCGCCACAACGCCGTCGACAAAGTGATCGGCTCGTTGCTGCTGGCCGGCACCGCGTCGCTGGCCAACGACGCCGCGGACGTGCTGGTCGTCAGCGGGCGCGTGGCGTTCGAGATCGTGCAGAAGGCGTGGCTCGGTCGTGTGCCGGTCATCGTGGCGGTGTCGGCGCCGACCACGCTGGCGGTCGATCTGGCGCGCGACGCGGGTATCACGCTCGTCGGTTTCGCCCGCGGCGATAGCCTCAACATTTACACGCACCCCGAGCGTATCGGCAGTGTGTAA
- a CDS encoding PBP1A family penicillin-binding protein gives MRGRVLVGTIGLVVVAFWVATAIVLRASWGVVEEIAHAATLAEIGPHPQSTIVYDRHDRPVFSFYFEQREDVPLERISPRMIDALLAVEDRRFYSHHGLDGVRILKAAWRNWRAGRILEGGSTLTQQLARLEQLTPRRTFERKVREAAIAVRLEERYSKAEILSAYLNAVYFGEGYYGVEAAARGYFGKPAAALEPHEAALLAALVRSPILYSPSAAPERALARRNLVLRVMRDTGRLTAADYAHARGMPLLPPAIGRAADHDRDCGRYYEEEVRRELIARFGGKQVLRGGLHVYTGYDQEMQCAADASIDARVAQVARAQKSARDLEASLVAIDPASGEVRALVGGRDSGSTGYNRATQARRQPGSAFKPIVYAAALEHGMAPASVLRDLDEPIMTADGPWLPAGEHEAGDYSLRDALRLSSNRAAAQLLQRVGISQATYYAQRLGIESPMPAVPSLALGTGSVTLLELTSAYAAFANSGVAIAPHLITRVEDAAGTPLWTDVPMRRQAVTPATAFLMSSMLADVIDSGTATSARAAGFKLPAAGKTGTTDDYTDGWFVGYTPHLVAGVWFGLDKPAPIMARGFAAVVAVPAWAAFMKRATVHDRPDAFQPPPDVEKATVCRLTGMLATDACRHGWTGVNYVQAGVVDLPGEPIGASGRSAGAPPKTRASVYDDYFPIGSVPTAPCPIHGSASVPDAAGSFGAPQSDAAGTIPGSYQSSASSVERLVGADGRVTWVIRHP, from the coding sequence GTGCGCGGCAGGGTTCTCGTCGGGACGATCGGGTTAGTGGTCGTGGCTTTCTGGGTCGCGACGGCGATCGTCCTGCGCGCGTCGTGGGGCGTCGTCGAAGAGATCGCCCACGCCGCGACGCTGGCCGAGATCGGACCCCATCCGCAGAGCACCATCGTCTACGACCGGCACGATCGCCCGGTGTTTTCGTTCTACTTCGAGCAGCGGGAAGACGTACCGCTCGAGCGCATCTCGCCTCGCATGATCGACGCGCTGCTGGCGGTCGAGGATCGACGCTTCTACAGCCATCACGGGCTCGACGGGGTGCGCATCCTGAAAGCCGCGTGGCGCAACTGGCGCGCCGGCCGGATCCTCGAAGGCGGGAGTACGCTGACGCAGCAGCTGGCGCGGCTCGAACAGTTGACACCGCGGCGCACCTTCGAACGCAAGGTCCGTGAAGCGGCGATCGCGGTGCGCCTCGAGGAGCGCTATTCGAAGGCCGAGATCCTGAGCGCGTATCTGAACGCCGTGTATTTCGGCGAGGGCTACTACGGCGTCGAGGCGGCGGCGCGCGGCTACTTCGGCAAGCCGGCGGCGGCGCTGGAACCGCACGAGGCGGCGCTGCTCGCCGCGCTCGTGCGATCGCCGATCTTGTACTCCCCGTCCGCGGCGCCAGAGCGGGCCCTGGCGCGTCGCAACCTGGTGCTGCGCGTGATGCGCGACACGGGCCGCCTGACCGCGGCCGACTACGCGCACGCGCGAGGCATGCCGCTCCTGCCACCGGCGATCGGTCGCGCCGCGGATCACGACCGCGACTGCGGCCGCTACTACGAGGAGGAGGTGCGCCGGGAGCTGATCGCCCGGTTCGGCGGCAAGCAGGTGCTGCGCGGCGGCCTGCACGTCTACACGGGCTATGACCAAGAGATGCAGTGTGCGGCCGACGCGTCGATCGACGCGCGCGTCGCGCAGGTTGCGCGTGCGCAGAAATCGGCGCGCGATCTCGAGGCCAGCCTGGTCGCGATCGATCCGGCGTCGGGCGAAGTGCGGGCGCTGGTCGGCGGGCGTGACTCCGGGTCGACGGGTTACAACCGCGCCACGCAGGCACGCCGCCAGCCCGGCTCCGCGTTCAAGCCGATCGTCTACGCGGCCGCGCTGGAGCACGGGATGGCGCCGGCATCGGTCCTGCGAGATCTCGATGAACCGATCATGACCGCCGACGGACCGTGGCTGCCGGCCGGCGAGCACGAGGCCGGCGACTACTCGCTGCGCGATGCGCTCCGGCTCTCCAGCAACCGTGCGGCGGCGCAACTGCTGCAGCGGGTCGGCATCTCGCAGGCGACCTATTACGCGCAGCGTCTCGGCATCGAGTCGCCGATGCCCGCCGTGCCGTCGCTCGCGCTCGGCACCGGGTCCGTCACGCTGCTCGAACTCACGTCCGCCTACGCCGCCTTTGCCAATAGCGGCGTCGCGATCGCGCCGCATCTCATTACCCGCGTCGAAGACGCGGCCGGCACACCGCTGTGGACGGACGTGCCGATGCGACGGCAGGCGGTGACGCCCGCCACGGCGTTTCTCATGAGCAGCATGCTCGCCGACGTCATAGACTCGGGGACCGCGACGAGCGCGCGCGCCGCCGGATTCAAGTTACCCGCCGCGGGCAAGACGGGGACCACCGACGACTATACCGACGGCTGGTTCGTGGGCTACACGCCGCACCTCGTGGCCGGCGTCTGGTTCGGCCTCGACAAGCCCGCGCCGATCATGGCCCGCGGCTTCGCGGCGGTGGTGGCGGTGCCGGCCTGGGCCGCGTTCATGAAACGGGCGACGGTGCACGATCGTCCCGACGCGTTCCAGCCGCCGCCCGACGTCGAGAAGGCGACCGTGTGCCGACTCACCGGCATGCTCGCCACCGACGCCTGCCGTCATGGCTGGACTGGCGTGAACTACGTTCAGGCTGGCGTGGTCGATCTGCCGGGAGAGCCGATCGGCGCGAGCGGCCGGAGTGCCGGAGCGCCGCCGAAGACGCGGGCGAGTGTCTACGACGACTACTTTCCCATCGGCAGCGTTCCGACCGCCCCGTGCCCGATTCACGGCTCGGCGAGCGTACCGGACGCGGCCGGCTCTTTCGGAGCACCTCAGTCGGACGCGGCCGGGACGATCCCCGGGTCCTACCAGTCGTCCGCCAGCAGCGTTGAACGCCTCGTCGGCGCCGACGGCCGCGTCACCTGGGTGATCCGCCATCCGTGA